Proteins encoded together in one Quercus lobata isolate SW786 chromosome 3, ValleyOak3.0 Primary Assembly, whole genome shotgun sequence window:
- the LOC115979423 gene encoding NAD(P)H-quinone oxidoreductase subunit L, chloroplastic: MSFQIPKALPLPPLSHSACKIPSLFITSRLKPSHNAKPKKTLACITQKPLHEFFLKKSTLAIQVGAILATVDQPALAVTGVNYVEDPITVLIQLGIVAFFYFLIIPPIIMNWLRIRWYKRNLLEMYFQFMFVFIFFPGILLWAPFLNFRKFPRDPSMKYPWSTPQDPSKIKNDYLKYPFAKPEDYTVD; encoded by the exons ATGAGCTTCCAAATTCCCAAAGCTCTGCCTCTGCCTCCTCTCTCCCACTCTGCCTGCAAAATTCCCTCTCTCTTCATTACTTCTAGACTCAAACCATCCCATAATGCCAAGCCCAAAAAG ACTCTTGCATGTATCACCCAGAAGCCACTTCACGAGTTCTTTCTAAAGAAATCAACTTTAGCAATTCAAGTTGGAGCAATTTTGGCCACT GTTGATCAGCCAGCTTTGGCTGTAACTGGAGTGAACTACGTGGAAGATCCTATTACAGTTTTGATACAATTAGGAATTGTGGCCTTCTTTTACTTCCTTATCATACCT CCGATCATCATGAATTGGCTTAGGATAAGATGGTACAAAAGAAATCTATTGGAGATGTATTTTCAGTTTATGTTTGTCTTCATATTCTTTCCAGG CATACTCCTTTGGGCACCCTTTTTGAACTTCAGAAAATTCCCACGGGATCCATCTATGAAGTATCCTTGGTCTACACCACAGGAtccttcaaaaatcaaaaatgaCTACTTGAAGTACCCATTTGCCAAACCTGAGGACTATACAGTAGATTGA